One window from the genome of Cricetulus griseus strain 17A/GY chromosome 2, alternate assembly CriGri-PICRH-1.0, whole genome shotgun sequence encodes:
- the LOC100769029 gene encoding glycosylation-dependent cell adhesion molecule 1 isoform X1 encodes MKFFTVLLLASLATTSLAVLPGSEDELPMKTQHTAAIPASQSTLTSHTSKESISSKESSKEPSIIGEELVSEDDVVIECAKSKSQMAQAGIKSGISQLEESTGPTSSAETSSEGELIKLSQAMGEKLGKTTGESMSGVEDIIPSASGIEKP; translated from the exons ATGAAATTCTTCACTGTCCTGCTGTTGGCGAGCCTTGCCACAACCTCTCTTGCTGTTCTGCCTG GGTCCGAAGATGAACTCCCCATGAAGACTCAGCACACAGCTGCCA TTCCAGCTTCGCAGTCCACTCTCACTAGCCACACCAGCAAGGAGAGCATTTCCAGTAAGGAGTCTTCCAAGGAGCCTTCCATCATCGGAGAAGAGCTGGTTTCTGAAGACGATGTGGTGATAGAATGTGCCAAGTCAAAGAGTCAAATGGCCCAGGCTGGGATCAAGAGTGGGATATCTCAGCTGGAAGAGTCCACAGGACCCACCTCATCAGCTG AAACCAGCTCAGAGGGAGAACTGATTAAGTTAAGCCAGGCAATGGGGGAAAAGCTGGGTAAAACAACTGGAGAATCCATGAGTGGTGTGGAAGACATAATCCCTAGTGCCAGTGGTATCGAGAAGCCATGA
- the LOC100769029 gene encoding glycosylation-dependent cell adhesion molecule 1 isoform X2, giving the protein MKTQHTAAIPASQSTLTSHTSKESISSKESSKEPSIIGEELVSEDDVVIECAKSKSQMAQAGIKSGISQLEESTGPTSSAETSSEGELIKLSQAMGEKLGKTTGESMSGVEDIIPSASGIEKP; this is encoded by the exons ATGAAGACTCAGCACACAGCTGCCA TTCCAGCTTCGCAGTCCACTCTCACTAGCCACACCAGCAAGGAGAGCATTTCCAGTAAGGAGTCTTCCAAGGAGCCTTCCATCATCGGAGAAGAGCTGGTTTCTGAAGACGATGTGGTGATAGAATGTGCCAAGTCAAAGAGTCAAATGGCCCAGGCTGGGATCAAGAGTGGGATATCTCAGCTGGAAGAGTCCACAGGACCCACCTCATCAGCTG AAACCAGCTCAGAGGGAGAACTGATTAAGTTAAGCCAGGCAATGGGGGAAAAGCTGGGTAAAACAACTGGAGAATCCATGAGTGGTGTGGAAGACATAATCCCTAGTGCCAGTGGTATCGAGAAGCCATGA